Proteins found in one Thermoflexus sp. genomic segment:
- a CDS encoding nucleotidyltransferase domain-containing protein, with protein MSINRKANIEEIYEIVQQIVEQFHPQSVILFGSYAYGEPGPESDVDLLVVMDTPLKEVDQAVEICRHVRCSFPIDLIVYKPDNFLKMIKMCDFMLIDIVNKGKILYERAHAGVDCESGGGLENQCARAPGAATPEL; from the coding sequence ATGAGCATAAATCGAAAGGCCAATATTGAAGAAATTTACGAAATTGTTCAGCAAATTGTGGAGCAATTCCATCCACAATCGGTCATTTTATTCGGGTCCTATGCCTATGGGGAGCCCGGACCCGAGAGTGATGTGGATTTGCTGGTGGTGATGGATACGCCATTGAAAGAAGTAGATCAGGCCGTCGAAATATGCCGGCATGTTCGATGCAGTTTTCCGATAGATTTGATCGTTTATAAGCCCGATAATTTTTTAAAAATGATTAAAATGTGCGATTTTATGCTCATAGATATTGTAAATAAGGGGAAGATACTTTATGAACGAGCTCACGCGGGAGTGGATTGCGAAAGCGGAGGGGGATTGGAGAACCAGTGCGCGAGAGCTCCGGGCGCGGCGACACCCGAACTATGA
- the glmS gene encoding glutamine--fructose-6-phosphate transaminase (isomerizing), producing MCGIVGYVGDRDAVPILIEGLRRLEYRGYDSAGLVVVRDGRLEIRRRAGKIRELIDLLEAEPASGPIGMGHTRWATHGAPADHNAHPHRDCTGRIAVIHNGIVENFAELRQQLESRGHRFTSETDTEVIAHLIEDYLRGGADLETAARHAFRALRGAHAIVVLSADHPDRLIAVRIGNAGGVVIGLGEGEMFVASDIPAILEHTRRMLFLESRQMAIVRRDAVQVMTLEGEPVTLPAHIIPWDPVAAAKGPYRHFMHKEIHEQPRAVTDTLRGRVDFEHGRVRLEEVPLTEDEARRISRLIIVACGTSYYAGLVGKFYFESLARIPTEVDYGSEFRYRDPVLGDGTVVLAISQSGETVDTLAAMERARDQGVRLWSIVNAIGSQAHRIADACILMHAGPEIGVASSKAFTASLVDQLLLALRLAELRGAMGPEAIREHVQALARLPDLLGRVLDREGEVEKVAQGFYRYEDFLYLGRGLLYPIALEGALKLKELSYIHAEGYPAGEMKHGPIALIDERMPTVALALQDPVTYEKMLSQMEQVRARRGQVIALITEGDPMAAARADVVLEVPSAPRWLLPMVAVIPLQLLAYHMAVLRGCDVDQPRNLAKSVTVE from the coding sequence ATGTGCGGGATTGTTGGCTATGTGGGGGATCGGGATGCGGTGCCCATCCTGATCGAGGGCCTGAGACGCCTGGAGTATCGCGGCTATGACTCCGCCGGACTGGTGGTGGTTCGGGACGGCCGTCTGGAGATCCGGCGGCGCGCCGGGAAGATCCGGGAGCTGATCGACCTGCTGGAGGCGGAGCCGGCCTCCGGACCCATCGGGATGGGTCATACCCGCTGGGCCACCCACGGTGCCCCGGCGGATCATAACGCCCATCCCCATCGGGATTGCACCGGGCGCATCGCGGTGATCCACAACGGGATCGTGGAGAATTTCGCCGAGCTACGCCAGCAGCTGGAATCCCGCGGCCATCGTTTCACTTCGGAAACGGACACCGAGGTGATCGCCCATCTGATCGAAGACTACCTCCGGGGGGGCGCGGATCTGGAGACGGCCGCCCGCCACGCCTTCCGGGCTCTCCGGGGCGCCCATGCGATCGTGGTGCTTTCGGCGGATCATCCGGACCGTCTGATCGCGGTGCGCATCGGCAATGCGGGCGGGGTGGTGATCGGGCTGGGGGAAGGGGAGATGTTCGTCGCCTCGGATATCCCGGCCATCCTGGAGCACACCCGCCGCATGCTCTTCCTGGAGAGCCGCCAGATGGCGATCGTGCGCCGGGATGCGGTGCAGGTGATGACCCTGGAAGGGGAACCGGTGACGCTGCCGGCGCATATCATCCCCTGGGATCCAGTGGCCGCCGCGAAGGGGCCTTACCGGCACTTCATGCACAAGGAGATCCACGAGCAGCCCCGGGCGGTGACGGACACGCTGCGGGGACGGGTGGACTTCGAACATGGCCGGGTGCGGCTGGAGGAGGTGCCCCTGACCGAGGACGAGGCCCGTCGGATCTCGCGCCTGATCATCGTTGCCTGTGGGACCTCTTATTACGCCGGCCTCGTCGGAAAGTTCTACTTCGAGTCCCTGGCCCGCATTCCCACGGAGGTCGATTATGGGAGCGAGTTCCGATATCGCGATCCGGTGCTGGGGGACGGGACGGTGGTGCTGGCCATCTCCCAGAGCGGCGAGACTGTGGACACGCTCGCGGCGATGGAGCGGGCGCGGGATCAAGGGGTGCGGCTGTGGAGCATCGTCAACGCCATCGGCTCCCAGGCCCATCGGATCGCTGATGCCTGTATCCTGATGCACGCGGGCCCGGAGATCGGGGTGGCCTCCTCCAAGGCGTTCACGGCCTCTCTGGTGGACCAGTTGCTGCTGGCGTTGCGGCTCGCGGAGCTCCGGGGAGCCATGGGCCCGGAGGCGATTCGGGAACACGTTCAGGCGCTTGCCCGCCTCCCAGACCTCCTGGGTCGGGTTCTGGATCGCGAGGGGGAGGTCGAGAAGGTAGCCCAGGGGTTCTATCGCTATGAGGACTTCCTGTATCTGGGGCGAGGGTTGCTGTATCCCATCGCCCTCGAGGGGGCCCTGAAGCTGAAGGAGCTGAGCTATATTCATGCGGAAGGCTACCCGGCGGGGGAGATGAAGCACGGGCCCATCGCCCTCATCGATGAGCGGATGCCCACGGTGGCCCTGGCGCTTCAGGATCCGGTGACCTATGAGAAAATGCTCAGCCAGATGGAACAGGTGCGGGCCCGGCGGGGGCAGGTGATCGCCCTGATCACCGAGGGAGATCCTATGGCCGCCGCCCGCGCCGATGTGGTCCTTGAAGTCCCATCTGCCCCCCGATGGCTGTTGCCGATGGTGGCAGTGATCCCCTTGCAGCTGCTGGCCTATCATATGGCGGTGCTGCGAGGCTGTGATGTCGATCAGCCTCGGAACCTGGCCAAGAGTGTGACGGTGGAATGA
- a CDS encoding ferritin-like domain-containing protein: MDEKLTQLIEGLNRDLNAELNTIIRYIRHASVLKGLAGHEVRELLQKEVMDEVKHAMYLADKIVALGGTPRVQPQAPTEVSDWRGVLEDSLKFELEAIAGYRERAAQAEAVGDIGLKATLEMFAEDETRHKEEIERLLGGPAF, encoded by the coding sequence ATGGATGAGAAGCTGACGCAGCTCATCGAAGGGCTGAACCGGGATCTCAACGCCGAGCTCAACACCATCATCCGCTACATCCGCCACGCCAGCGTCCTCAAGGGCCTGGCCGGCCACGAGGTCCGGGAGCTCCTCCAGAAGGAGGTCATGGACGAGGTCAAGCACGCCATGTATCTGGCCGACAAGATCGTCGCCCTGGGCGGGACCCCCCGGGTCCAGCCGCAGGCGCCCACGGAGGTCTCCGACTGGCGGGGCGTGCTGGAGGATTCCCTCAAATTCGAGCTCGAGGCGATCGCCGGCTATCGGGAGCGGGCGGCCCAGGCCGAGGCAGTCGGGGACATCGGCCTGAAGGCCACCCTGGAGATGTTCGCTGAGGACGAAACCCGGCACAAAGAGGAGATCGAACGCCTCCTGGGCGGCCCCGCCTTTTAG
- the holB gene encoding DNA polymerase III subunit delta', translating into MTLARWVVGHPSVIGRLERQRAEGRIAHAYLFAGPPQVGRRTLAWTWGMALLCQEDDPPCGSCRSCRRMQAGHHPDAFLIAPEGSSLKIDQVREAQRLLAHTPVEGPYRILVFDQAQEMTTEAANALLKTLEEPPSYAVLMLIAPSPESLPPTVVSRCQVFPLDPLPVPVVRQALQERWGLAPDLADRLARLSGGRIGWAVQAAQDPEVLSAYEERIRQIHQLLTQGRAERFAFAEAMADEDEEMRSAFLETAMAWWRDALILASGADLPLIHEEDRPALQEVSRRIGLTGARAALEATRRAWLALQRNANVRLALEAMFLDWPEPVGERI; encoded by the coding sequence ATGACGCTGGCTCGTTGGGTGGTAGGCCATCCGTCAGTGATCGGGCGACTGGAGCGCCAGCGGGCGGAGGGACGGATCGCCCACGCGTATCTGTTTGCGGGACCGCCGCAGGTGGGGCGGCGAACCCTGGCCTGGACGTGGGGGATGGCGCTGTTATGCCAGGAAGACGACCCCCCATGCGGCTCGTGCCGGTCCTGCCGGCGGATGCAGGCCGGTCATCATCCCGACGCGTTCCTCATCGCCCCGGAGGGGAGCAGCCTGAAGATCGATCAGGTGCGGGAGGCCCAGCGGCTCCTCGCCCACACGCCCGTGGAGGGGCCCTACCGGATCCTGGTGTTCGATCAGGCCCAGGAGATGACGACCGAGGCAGCCAACGCCCTGCTCAAGACGCTGGAGGAGCCGCCCTCCTATGCGGTGTTGATGCTCATCGCGCCCTCCCCGGAGTCCCTGCCGCCCACCGTGGTCTCCCGCTGCCAGGTTTTCCCGCTGGACCCCCTCCCGGTCCCGGTGGTTCGCCAGGCGCTCCAGGAGCGATGGGGTCTGGCGCCGGACCTGGCGGATCGCCTGGCTCGACTGTCGGGGGGGCGGATCGGGTGGGCGGTGCAGGCCGCGCAGGATCCGGAGGTCCTGTCGGCGTATGAGGAGCGGATCCGGCAGATCCACCAGCTGCTCACCCAGGGGCGTGCCGAGCGTTTTGCTTTTGCCGAGGCGATGGCGGATGAAGACGAGGAGATGCGTTCCGCCTTCCTGGAAACCGCTATGGCATGGTGGCGGGATGCCCTGATCCTGGCCAGCGGCGCGGATCTCCCCCTCATCCATGAGGAGGATCGCCCGGCCTTGCAGGAAGTGTCCAGGCGGATCGGGTTAACCGGGGCGCGGGCCGCGCTGGAGGCGACCCGTCGCGCATGGCTGGCGTTGCAGCGGAATGCCAACGTGCGGCTGGCTCTGGAGGCGATGTTCCTGGACTGGCCGGAGCCCGTGGGGGAGCGCATATAG